DNA from Acidobacteriota bacterium:
CGCAAAGGATGCGCAATCGCAATGGATGCATCTCGAAATATGAGGCAATGAAGCGATTCTCCGCATCAGTGAAATTGACTTGAGCGTCGTAGTGCGCAATGAACTCGGCGGCCTCCTCATCTGTGAGTTCACCCAATTCGACTTTGGTAAAGATGTTGTCGAAGGGCGAAGTCAGTTTGCCGTCCAGTTTCAGCTTCTGCAAAGGCTCGCGTGAGGCAGTGACGAAGACGAACTTGCCAAGTTCGAGTTGCGAGCGCAAATGCTCGAAGAAACCATTGCCAAATTCAGCGGGACGTTTGAAGGTTTCCTCGAATTCATCCAGACAAATAACCAAGCGTTCGTCACGCGTAGACGCAGCTTCCAACAGGTCGGTAAAAGCGATTAAATTGTCGGCGGCTGATTGGTTCGGCGAGATGGCGTCCACTTCCATCCCCAGCTTGCGCAAGACGGTCGCGCAAAAGCCCGGTAACGACTGGTAATGCGCATCCTGCAAACTACAATAGACAAACCGATAGCGCCGGTCGTCCAATTCTTCCGCGCCAATCTGCGTGAGTTGATAGAGCAACGAAGATTTGCCGATACGCCGCTCGCCTACTATGGAGACGCATTGCAATGATTGCAGGCGCGTCAGGAGCGTCGTCAGTTCGTCTTTGCGACCGAAGAAATCTTCCGGGTTCGTAACCGGGCCACGATTGGTGAACGGATTTGGTGTCTGTGCCATCGCTCGTCCTTTGGCTGTTTTATCATTATTGTGTTGCGCCCAGCTACGGCATGCGCGCGCGTGAACTGCCCGCACATCTTACCGCTCCCGCTTCCATTTAGGGAACCCCTTCGCCCTACTCACGAAGCCGCCATTGCCCTTGCATTGATATACCCTTCACCCTGGCCGAAACGCGCTTGCTGCTGACTCAACCGCTCAAACACTCCTCATTGTTATGAGGCTGTGGCGGGGCAACGAAGCCAAGCGCCCGCGCTTCGACGCCGCGTTCTGGGGAACTGAAGAAGGCAGCGGGATTGATTACATCC
Protein-coding regions in this window:
- a CDS encoding AAA-like domain-containing protein, with protein sequence MAQTPNPFTNRGPVTNPEDFFGRKDELTTLLTRLQSLQCVSIVGERRIGKSSLLYQLTQIGAEELDDRRYRFVYCSLQDAHYQSLPGFCATVLRKLGMEVDAISPNQSAADNLIAFTDLLEAASTRDERLVICLDEFEETFKRPAEFGNGFFEHLRSQLELGKFVFVTASREPLQKLKLDGKLTSPFDNIFTKVELGELTDEEAAEFIAHYDAQVNFTDAENRFIASYFEMHPLRLRILCDQVLTNRRRQWDDWVLAEALGKAYGDFFPDKADEYTALAKRTASLENIGKALGLIKQARDLFTGKGDDKK